A window of the Tunturibacter empetritectus genome harbors these coding sequences:
- a CDS encoding F0F1 ATP synthase subunit B family protein gives MDQILNQLGGLVLGSVPTMVLFILLVVAYGLIVRRPLDRVLAERRARTSGALEQARRAIAAAEAETAAYEEKLRHARVEIFQMRDKKLKQWNAEREAALAQARQQTQDRVHGAKQEIEQSAHEARLQIAGMSEELSSRVLNAVLPAGVQAAEVAQ, from the coding sequence ATGGATCAGATACTGAATCAACTCGGTGGACTTGTGCTCGGCTCCGTGCCGACGATGGTCTTGTTTATCTTGCTGGTGGTGGCTTATGGGCTGATTGTTCGACGTCCGCTGGATCGCGTGCTGGCTGAGCGGCGCGCCCGTACCTCAGGTGCTCTTGAGCAGGCTCGGAGAGCGATTGCCGCAGCGGAGGCGGAGACCGCGGCTTATGAAGAGAAGTTGCGCCACGCCAGGGTTGAGATCTTCCAGATGCGCGATAAGAAGCTGAAGCAGTGGAATGCGGAGCGGGAGGCAGCACTCGCCCAGGCCCGTCAGCAGACGCAGGACCGAGTTCATGGAGCCAAGCAGGAGATAGAGCAGAGTGCTCATGAGGCGCGGCTGCAGATTGCAGGAATGAGCGAAGAGTTAAGCTCGCGGGTTCTCAATGCGGTGCTTCCAGCTGGAGTTCAGGCAGCGGAGGTTGCGCAGTGA
- a CDS encoding F0F1 ATP synthase subunit B family protein — protein MPAVFLLGFLFAPVRHGKAQDAGAPSAGTDRPAVSETQSSEKNQQEEDENDKYLHSATVRALGAKVGLNAEQAATAFTVANFVVLAALVGWFLAKTLPKTFRNRSTLIQKQLVDARTATEDANARLNSVEARLSKLDSQIAAMRSQAEKDSALDEQRIAASVEEEKQKILAAAEQEITAATALAQRQIQQYAAELAIEQAARKLVVTAETDRLLIQSFAQRLTGDDSKKGQN, from the coding sequence TTGCCTGCTGTTTTCTTGCTTGGATTTCTCTTCGCGCCAGTACGCCATGGGAAGGCACAGGATGCAGGTGCTCCCAGCGCAGGCACTGATCGGCCCGCCGTCTCCGAGACGCAGTCCTCCGAGAAGAATCAACAGGAAGAAGACGAAAACGACAAGTACCTTCATTCGGCCACGGTGCGCGCTCTTGGGGCGAAGGTTGGTTTGAACGCGGAGCAGGCGGCTACGGCGTTTACGGTTGCCAACTTTGTAGTTCTAGCCGCGCTCGTAGGGTGGTTTCTGGCGAAGACGTTGCCGAAGACCTTTCGTAATCGGAGCACATTGATTCAGAAGCAGCTCGTGGATGCGCGCACTGCGACCGAAGATGCCAATGCCAGGTTGAACAGTGTAGAAGCTCGCCTAAGCAAGCTGGACAGCCAGATCGCGGCCATGCGCTCCCAGGCAGAGAAGGACTCCGCGCTCGATGAACAGCGCATTGCGGCCAGCGTGGAAGAGGAAAAGCAGAAGATTCTGGCGGCAGCCGAGCAGGAGATTACTGCCGCGACGGCTCTTGCGCAGCGACAGATACAGCAGTATGCGGCAGAGCTTGCTATCGAACAGGCAGCACGCAAGCTGGTAGTCACGGCGGAGACTGACCGTCTGTTGATCCAGAGCTTTGCGCAGCGGTTGACCGGCGACGATTCGAAGAAAGGACAAAACTGA
- a CDS encoding DegT/DnrJ/EryC1/StrS family aminotransferase, with protein MADVTIRKPQPVPMLDFSRQFAVLRQEIFDSIEAVCTSQHFILGPQVTSFEHAAATACAAPHAIGCASGTDAIWLALAAANVGPGDAVITTPFSFFATVSAILRCGATPLLADIDPATFNLSAPAVAKLLDSPVGRNVKAILPVHLYGQCADWDAFTALKQNHKLLLIEDAAQAFGATWNGVPAGALGDAAAFSFYPTKNLSAMGDAGLVTTTSAAIDDHARVLRAHGMRRRYYHEEIGWNSRLDSIQAAVLEVKLRYLPKWNQQRRDHAARYDQLFHKANLTADSTASTDKGIVLPITDPRAGHVFHQYVIRTPRRDELRQYLTDRKIGSEIYYPVPLHLQTSLSYLSYKQGDFPISEAAADEVLALPMYPELREDEQQTVVDTIASFYQ; from the coding sequence ATGGCAGATGTGACCATCCGCAAGCCGCAACCCGTTCCAATGCTTGACTTCTCCCGCCAGTTCGCCGTCCTCCGGCAGGAGATCTTCGACTCCATCGAAGCCGTCTGCACGTCGCAGCACTTCATCCTTGGCCCCCAGGTCACCAGCTTCGAACACGCCGCCGCCACTGCCTGCGCAGCTCCTCACGCCATCGGCTGCGCCAGCGGCACCGACGCCATCTGGCTCGCTCTCGCCGCCGCAAACGTCGGCCCCGGCGACGCGGTCATCACCACCCCCTTCAGCTTCTTCGCCACTGTCAGCGCCATCCTCCGCTGCGGCGCCACACCTTTGCTGGCCGACATCGACCCTGCCACCTTCAACCTCTCAGCCCCGGCCGTCGCGAAACTCCTCGACTCTCCCGTGGGCCGCAACGTCAAAGCCATCCTCCCCGTTCACCTCTACGGCCAGTGCGCCGATTGGGACGCATTCACCGCACTGAAACAAAACCACAAACTCCTGCTCATCGAAGATGCCGCCCAGGCCTTCGGAGCCACATGGAACGGAGTCCCCGCAGGAGCCCTTGGAGATGCAGCCGCCTTCAGCTTCTATCCCACAAAAAATCTAAGTGCCATGGGAGATGCCGGCCTCGTCACCACCACTTCCGCCGCAATCGACGATCATGCCCGCGTCCTCCGCGCCCACGGCATGCGCCGCCGCTACTATCACGAGGAGATCGGTTGGAACTCCCGCCTCGACTCCATTCAAGCCGCTGTCCTCGAGGTCAAACTCCGTTATCTGCCAAAGTGGAACCAGCAGCGCCGCGACCACGCTGCCCGCTACGACCAGCTCTTCCACAAAGCCAACCTCACCGCAGACAGCACAGCCAGTACCGACAAAGGCATCGTCCTCCCAATCACCGACCCGCGCGCCGGCCACGTCTTCCACCAGTACGTCATCCGCACACCCCGCCGCGACGAACTCCGCCAATACCTTACAGATCGAAAGATCGGCAGCGAGATCTACTACCCCGTCCCCTTGCATCTGCAGACCAGTCTCTCCTACCTCAGCTACAAGCAGGGCGACTTCCCCATCAGCGAAGCCGCTGCCGATGAAGTCCTGGCCCTCCCTATGTATCCCGAGCTACGCGAAGACGAGCAGCAAACCGTAGTCGACACGATAGCCAGCTTCTATCAGTAA
- a CDS encoding F0F1 ATP synthase subunit gamma, whose product MANVLDLRRRIRSVKNTRQITKAMKMVSAAKLRRAQERAMQARPYAQMLINVLESLVRRTDIYNEQTGEILHPLLIEREEKNVLVVVIAGDKGFAGGFNSNVGKAAQKFIDARVARGQNIDLEPIGKKAIGFYKRKFPAANYEKTEEHYDNDLAIHYDTIRHRAAQIEVAAEHPDLLVKTEFEAVSKLAHSIIERYERSEIDSVYLVYNEFKSVLQQRIVVEKLLPIVELGAHNVESSQEPTQEERDAAVKAAQSEGISVHVPEASEMEEEAKKFGTADVDYIFDQSPERLFRHLMPRYVTTVIFHALLESTAAEHAARMTATDAATKNAGDLIDSLSLTMNRVRQAAITKEIIEIVSGAAAL is encoded by the coding sequence ATGGCAAACGTACTCGATTTACGTCGTCGCATCCGCAGTGTGAAGAACACGCGGCAGATCACGAAGGCCATGAAGATGGTCTCGGCGGCTAAGCTGCGCCGTGCGCAGGAGCGTGCCATGCAGGCACGACCCTACGCCCAGATGCTGATCAACGTGCTGGAGTCTCTGGTGCGCCGCACCGATATCTACAACGAGCAGACCGGCGAGATTCTTCATCCCCTGCTGATTGAGCGCGAAGAGAAGAACGTACTCGTCGTCGTGATCGCAGGCGATAAGGGATTTGCAGGCGGCTTCAACTCGAACGTTGGCAAAGCAGCGCAGAAGTTCATCGACGCTCGCGTGGCGAGAGGACAGAACATCGACCTTGAGCCCATTGGGAAAAAGGCGATTGGCTTTTACAAGAGGAAGTTTCCAGCGGCGAACTACGAGAAGACAGAAGAGCACTACGACAACGATCTCGCAATACACTACGATACGATTCGCCATCGCGCAGCACAGATCGAAGTTGCAGCGGAGCATCCGGACCTTCTCGTCAAGACCGAATTTGAAGCTGTCTCCAAGCTGGCGCACTCCATCATCGAACGTTACGAACGGTCGGAGATTGACTCTGTCTATCTCGTCTACAACGAGTTCAAATCTGTGCTGCAGCAGAGAATCGTTGTAGAAAAGTTGCTGCCGATTGTCGAGCTTGGAGCTCACAACGTTGAGTCTTCTCAGGAGCCGACCCAGGAAGAGCGCGATGCGGCTGTTAAGGCAGCGCAGTCGGAAGGCATCAGCGTTCATGTACCCGAAGCCAGCGAGATGGAAGAAGAAGCCAAGAAGTTTGGCACCGCCGATGTCGATTACATCTTCGACCAATCGCCGGAGAGACTCTTCCGTCACCTGATGCCGCGTTATGTGACGACAGTGATCTTTCATGCATTGCTCGAGTCCACCGCTGCAGAACACGCAGCGCGTATGACGGCAACCGATGCTGCGACCAAGAACGCAGGCGACCTGATCGACAGCCTGAGCCTCACCATGAACCGCGTACGTCAGGCAGCAATTACCAAGGAAATTATTGAGATTGTGAGTGGCGCGGCTGCTCTCTAA
- the hflX gene encoding GTPase HflX, which produces MRHGRGDLPQAERAVLVAVEFTGERRKLTAAARLAKTAAAVSAGTALDGLDLSVAPKAVADLDFDASLAEFEELARSAGAEVAATLIQRRPRPDPATLVGQGKLEEIEGVIASTGADLVLFDHDLSPSQLRNLEAKLPCRVIDRTQLILDIFARHARTREGQLQVELAQLEYQLPRLAGRGKSMSQLGGGIGTRGPGETQLETDRRKINLRIDHVKEQLESVRRIRRQQRQRREAVPVPVVALVGYTNAGKSTLFNALTEAGVLESARMFATLDPKLRQLTLPSRRKILLSDTVGFIRNLPHTLVTSFRATLEEVERAELLLHIRDASSPMVDEQKTQVEKVLAELDVSKKPVIEVLNKIDLVGNDEGMPMGAPGSIAVSGLKKLGLDHLLAAIDAALVVDPLIEMQFRLPQSEGAVLAALEAGAVVEGKRFEGNLAYVTARGPASLLNRFRRFRERAIE; this is translated from the coding sequence ATGCGCCATGGGCGGGGTGATCTGCCCCAGGCGGAGCGCGCCGTTCTGGTCGCAGTGGAGTTTACCGGGGAGCGGCGCAAGCTGACTGCTGCAGCGAGACTGGCAAAGACCGCAGCTGCGGTCTCGGCTGGTACTGCGCTGGATGGCCTCGATCTTTCTGTGGCGCCTAAGGCTGTGGCTGACCTTGACTTCGATGCTTCGCTGGCGGAGTTTGAAGAGCTGGCGAGAAGCGCGGGAGCCGAGGTGGCTGCGACCCTCATTCAACGGCGGCCGAGGCCAGATCCTGCGACGCTGGTGGGGCAAGGCAAGTTGGAGGAGATCGAGGGCGTGATTGCCTCGACCGGGGCTGACCTGGTTCTGTTCGATCACGATCTGTCGCCGTCGCAGCTGAGAAACCTGGAGGCGAAGCTGCCTTGCCGGGTCATCGACCGAACGCAGCTGATTCTGGATATCTTCGCAAGACACGCGCGGACGCGGGAGGGTCAGCTGCAGGTGGAGTTGGCACAACTGGAGTACCAGCTTCCCCGGCTGGCTGGGCGGGGGAAGTCGATGTCGCAGCTGGGCGGCGGCATCGGGACCCGTGGACCGGGTGAGACGCAGCTGGAGACGGATCGACGGAAGATCAATCTGCGCATCGACCATGTGAAGGAGCAGCTGGAGTCAGTGCGGCGAATTCGCAGGCAGCAAAGGCAGCGGAGAGAGGCGGTGCCGGTCCCTGTGGTTGCGCTGGTGGGCTATACGAATGCGGGGAAGAGCACACTGTTCAATGCGCTGACCGAGGCGGGAGTGCTGGAGTCTGCGCGGATGTTTGCTACGCTCGATCCCAAGCTGCGTCAGTTGACGCTGCCTTCGCGGAGAAAGATTCTGCTGTCGGATACGGTGGGATTTATTCGCAACCTGCCGCACACGCTGGTTACCAGCTTTCGGGCGACGCTGGAGGAGGTAGAGCGCGCGGAGCTGCTGCTGCATATTCGCGACGCTTCGAGTCCCATGGTGGATGAGCAGAAGACTCAGGTTGAGAAGGTCCTGGCGGAGTTGGACGTTTCGAAGAAGCCTGTGATCGAGGTGCTGAACAAGATCGACCTGGTTGGGAATGACGAAGGGATGCCCATGGGAGCGCCCGGAAGTATCGCGGTCTCGGGACTGAAAAAGCTGGGGCTGGACCATCTGCTGGCAGCGATCGATGCTGCATTGGTTGTCGATCCGCTGATTGAGATGCAGTTTCGTCTGCCGCAGTCGGAGGGAGCCGTACTGGCGGCGTTGGAGGCAGGGGCGGTGGTAGAGGGAAAGCGCTTCGAGGGAAATCTTGCCTACGTTACGGCACGAGGGCCCGCTTCATTGCTGAACAGATTCAGAAGATTCCGGGAACGGGCGATTGAATAG
- a CDS encoding SH3 domain-containing protein, with the protein MAVSVLLVAGGSGCSRLRPKPAAQYVYVTAKQTFLRDRVAAVSNRTATVENGDRLEVLDHGRRFVKVQTAKGEQGWIDEKVVATQDVFDQFEKLKQDHKADPVVASAVVRDEVYMHAKPGRDTERFFRLAEGEKLKLLSRATLAKPLPPGTRVAKAAPPTPAAAAGAAGKSAKGAAAAAVPDEPAPPVMEDWWLVRDSKGDTGWLFSRMMDVDAPDAITRYSEGQRIVGSYILTTVNDPEAEQDDKNIPIYVTVLSPYKAGLTYDFDQVRVFTWNVKKHRYETGFRDRNIEGYLPVTVTMASDSYGKLPAATTAAPTFSYRVLSDEAGPVVPDPVTGAIVPGKTVMKIYRLEGNLVRRVIQPGTTAPGEAHPEPVSEKKKAAAGRGGRGKKKR; encoded by the coding sequence GTGGCAGTCTCGGTGCTTTTGGTGGCGGGCGGGAGCGGGTGCTCGCGGCTGCGGCCTAAGCCGGCGGCTCAGTATGTGTATGTGACGGCGAAGCAGACGTTCTTGCGCGACCGGGTGGCGGCGGTCTCCAATCGCACGGCTACGGTGGAGAACGGCGATCGGCTCGAAGTGCTCGATCACGGGCGGCGGTTTGTGAAGGTTCAGACAGCCAAGGGAGAGCAGGGCTGGATCGATGAGAAGGTCGTCGCGACGCAGGACGTCTTCGATCAGTTTGAGAAGTTGAAGCAGGATCATAAGGCTGACCCGGTGGTTGCCTCGGCGGTGGTGCGGGACGAAGTTTATATGCATGCCAAGCCGGGCCGCGACACGGAGAGGTTCTTTCGTCTGGCGGAGGGCGAGAAGCTGAAGCTGCTGTCTCGCGCGACGCTGGCAAAGCCTCTGCCGCCGGGAACGCGGGTTGCGAAGGCTGCACCTCCCACTCCAGCGGCTGCGGCTGGTGCTGCAGGAAAGAGTGCGAAAGGTGCCGCGGCTGCTGCAGTGCCGGACGAGCCCGCTCCTCCGGTGATGGAAGACTGGTGGTTGGTGCGTGACTCCAAAGGCGATACAGGCTGGCTCTTTAGCCGGATGATGGATGTCGATGCGCCGGACGCGATCACGCGATACTCCGAAGGACAGAGGATTGTCGGTTCGTACATTCTTACTACGGTGAACGATCCGGAGGCCGAGCAGGACGATAAGAATATTCCGATCTACGTGACGGTGCTGAGCCCTTATAAAGCAGGGCTGACGTATGACTTCGATCAGGTGCGCGTCTTTACGTGGAATGTAAAGAAGCATCGCTATGAGACGGGGTTTCGCGACAGGAATATTGAAGGATATCTTCCGGTCACGGTAACGATGGCTAGCGATTCTTATGGCAAGTTGCCGGCGGCTACGACTGCGGCGCCAACCTTTTCGTATCGAGTGCTCTCCGATGAGGCTGGGCCGGTGGTGCCTGATCCTGTGACGGGTGCGATTGTGCCGGGCAAGACGGTGATGAAGATCTATCGGCTGGAGGGCAATCTGGTTCGTCGAGTGATTCAGCCTGGAACAACAGCGCCTGGGGAGGCTCATCCGGAGCCTGTGTCTGAGAAGAAGAAGGCTGCGGCGGGCAGGGGCGGAAGAGGCAAGAAGAAGCGGTAG
- the atpD gene encoding F0F1 ATP synthase subunit beta produces the protein MAENIGKVISISGPAVDVQFEESHMPPIFQAIRIVSEGFDVPTPLDVIVEVQQHLGEGRVRCIAMVATEGMVRGMKAIDTGSGIMVPVGRETLGRVLNVLGEPVDELGPVNAKVHMPIHRLAPAFDEQSTSEEMFETGIKVIDLIQPFMKGGKIGLFGGAGVGKTVIIQELINNVASQHGGFSVFAGVGERTREGNDLWMEFQESGVIDLKDLPKSKATLVYGQMTEPPGARLRVALTGLTVAEHFRDEEGADTLLFIDNIFRFTQAGSEVSTLLGRMPSAVGYQPNLATEMGELQERITSTKKGSITSVQAVYVPADDFTDPAPATTFAHLDATTSLSRPLSELGIYPAVDPLASTSRILTPRVVGQEHYDVAQGVKKILQRYKDLQDIIAILGIDELSEEDKVTVARARKVQRFLSQPFHVAEIFTGIPGAYVKVADTVRSFKEIIEGKHDDIPEQAFYLKGGIEDVIAAAEKMKQTV, from the coding sequence ATGGCAGAGAATATTGGCAAAGTAATTTCGATCAGCGGACCGGCCGTTGACGTTCAATTCGAAGAGTCGCACATGCCGCCTATCTTTCAGGCGATCCGCATCGTCAGCGAAGGCTTTGATGTTCCCACCCCGTTGGACGTAATCGTTGAGGTCCAGCAGCATCTTGGTGAAGGCCGCGTGCGCTGCATCGCAATGGTCGCGACCGAAGGGATGGTTCGCGGGATGAAGGCGATCGACACCGGTTCGGGCATCATGGTGCCGGTGGGCCGTGAGACGCTTGGCCGCGTGCTCAACGTGCTTGGCGAGCCGGTGGATGAGCTGGGACCGGTCAACGCGAAGGTGCATATGCCGATTCACCGGCTGGCTCCTGCGTTTGATGAGCAGTCAACCAGTGAGGAGATGTTCGAGACTGGCATCAAGGTCATTGACCTCATCCAGCCGTTTATGAAGGGCGGCAAGATCGGCCTGTTTGGTGGCGCTGGTGTGGGCAAGACCGTCATCATTCAAGAGCTGATCAATAACGTTGCCAGCCAGCATGGAGGCTTTTCGGTGTTCGCCGGTGTGGGCGAGCGTACCCGCGAAGGCAACGATCTTTGGATGGAGTTTCAGGAGTCCGGCGTTATCGACCTGAAGGATCTGCCGAAGAGCAAAGCGACGCTGGTCTATGGGCAGATGACTGAGCCGCCAGGGGCGCGTCTTCGCGTGGCGCTGACCGGCCTTACAGTGGCGGAGCACTTCCGCGACGAAGAGGGCGCGGATACGCTGCTGTTCATCGACAACATCTTCCGCTTTACCCAGGCGGGTTCTGAGGTTTCGACGCTGCTTGGCCGTATGCCTTCGGCCGTAGGCTATCAGCCTAATCTTGCGACCGAGATGGGTGAGTTGCAGGAGCGCATCACCTCGACGAAGAAAGGTTCGATTACGTCGGTGCAGGCGGTGTATGTGCCTGCCGACGACTTCACTGACCCGGCTCCGGCGACGACCTTTGCTCACCTTGATGCGACCACATCGCTTTCGCGGCCCCTCTCCGAACTAGGAATCTATCCCGCTGTAGACCCGCTGGCTTCTACCTCGCGCATTCTGACTCCTCGCGTGGTCGGGCAGGAGCACTACGATGTGGCGCAGGGTGTGAAGAAAATTCTGCAGCGCTACAAGGATTTGCAGGACATTATCGCAATTCTCGGTATCGACGAGCTCTCGGAAGAGGACAAGGTCACCGTGGCACGTGCGCGTAAGGTGCAGCGGTTCCTGTCGCAGCCGTTCCATGTGGCTGAGATCTTCACCGGTATCCCAGGCGCTTACGTCAAGGTTGCGGATACGGTTCGGAGCTTCAAGGAGATTATCGAAGGCAAGCACGATGACATTCCCGAGCAGGCCTTCTATCTGAAGGGCGGAATCGAAGACGTGATTGCAGCTGCAGAGAAGATGAAGCAGACGGTATAG
- the atpA gene encoding F0F1 ATP synthase subunit alpha codes for MAQIKADEITELLRQQIENFEQRIQVDEVGTVISLGDGIARVHGLDKVMAGELIEFPHGVAGLAMNLDEDQVGAVLLGDYTEVSEGDQVKRTGKIMSVPVGEALIGRVVNALGQPIDDKGPINTDKYLPVERLAPGVIDRQSVREPMATGIKAIDTMIPIGRGQRELLIGDRQTGKTAIALDTIINSAKNNLICIYCAVGQKRSSVAQVVQTLEEHGAMAYTIVVAATASEPAPMQYLAPFAATAMGEYFRDSGKHALVIYDDLSKHAASYREISLLLRRPPGREAYPGDVFYLHSRLLERSSKVSDKLGGGSLTALPIIETQAGDVSAYIPTNVISITDGQIFLETDLFNSGVRPAVNVGLSVSRVGFSAAIKATKQVGATLKLDLAQYRELAAFSQFGSDLDKVTQQQLNRGQRLTELLKQPQFQPLSAEKQVAILFAGVNGLLDDVKVSDLRAFEDGFYPYLESAQPAILTDIATKKALDDDLKSRLTAAIKEYKGNFLADRKDKNQQQKETVAAK; via the coding sequence ATGGCACAGATCAAGGCGGATGAGATAACAGAACTGCTTCGCCAGCAGATTGAGAACTTTGAGCAGCGCATCCAGGTGGATGAGGTTGGAACGGTCATCTCGCTGGGTGATGGTATCGCGCGTGTCCACGGCCTGGATAAAGTGATGGCCGGTGAGCTGATCGAGTTTCCGCACGGCGTTGCGGGCCTTGCCATGAACCTAGATGAAGACCAGGTCGGCGCGGTGCTGCTGGGTGACTACACGGAGGTCAGCGAAGGCGATCAGGTGAAGCGGACCGGTAAAATCATGTCCGTGCCGGTCGGCGAGGCTCTGATTGGCCGCGTTGTAAATGCGCTGGGTCAGCCTATCGACGACAAGGGTCCGATCAATACCGACAAGTATCTACCAGTGGAGCGGCTTGCTCCTGGCGTTATCGATCGTCAGTCGGTGCGTGAGCCGATGGCTACCGGCATCAAAGCCATCGACACGATGATTCCGATTGGCCGCGGCCAGCGTGAACTTTTGATCGGCGACCGTCAGACCGGAAAGACTGCAATCGCGCTCGACACCATCATCAACTCCGCCAAGAACAACCTGATCTGCATCTATTGCGCGGTCGGGCAGAAGCGTTCTTCCGTGGCACAGGTGGTGCAGACGCTTGAAGAGCATGGCGCAATGGCTTACACCATTGTTGTTGCCGCGACTGCCTCTGAGCCGGCGCCGATGCAGTACCTCGCTCCGTTTGCTGCGACGGCAATGGGTGAGTACTTCCGCGACAGCGGCAAGCATGCGCTGGTGATCTATGACGATCTCTCGAAGCACGCCGCCAGCTATCGCGAGATCTCGCTGCTGCTCCGCCGTCCGCCTGGGCGCGAGGCGTACCCCGGCGATGTGTTCTATCTCCACTCTCGGCTGCTCGAGCGCTCCTCAAAGGTTTCAGACAAGCTCGGCGGCGGTTCGCTGACGGCGCTTCCGATCATCGAGACGCAAGCTGGCGACGTTTCGGCTTACATCCCGACGAATGTGATCTCAATCACGGATGGGCAGATCTTCCTTGAGACCGACTTGTTCAACTCTGGCGTGCGTCCTGCCGTCAACGTTGGTCTCTCCGTATCACGCGTAGGCTTCTCGGCTGCAATCAAAGCAACCAAGCAGGTTGGAGCCACCCTGAAGCTTGATCTGGCGCAGTATCGCGAGCTGGCTGCGTTCTCGCAGTTTGGTTCGGATCTGGATAAGGTAACGCAGCAGCAGCTCAACCGCGGACAGCGCCTGACGGAGCTCCTCAAGCAGCCGCAGTTCCAGCCGCTCAGCGCGGAGAAGCAGGTTGCAATCCTCTTCGCTGGTGTAAACGGCCTTCTGGATGATGTAAAGGTTAGTGATCTGCGGGCGTTCGAGGACGGCTTCTATCCTTATCTCGAATCGGCACAGCCCGCGATTCTGACAGACATCGCCACCAAGAAGGCTCTGGACGACGATTTGAAGTCTCGTCTGACCGCGGCGATCAAAGAGTACAAGGGCAACTTCCTCGCAGATCGCAAGGACAAGAACCAGCAACAGAAAGAGACGGTTGCAGCTAAGTAA
- the atpH gene encoding ATP synthase F1 subunit delta: MSVLSLRYAHAFAAVAASAHLDAAAAQQQLRDFSGTFAGSHDLREVLMNPSIANEQKLKVLDAIAGRIGMFPQVRNFIAVIMDHQRLDELNEILEEYHVLADEQSNMAEAEITSARPLNDQDRAELEAQVAKLAGGRVRATYLQDATLLGGAVVRLGSTVYDGSIRGQLQQLKQKLVNA, from the coding sequence ATGTCTGTCCTTTCGTTGCGTTACGCTCACGCGTTTGCCGCAGTGGCTGCCTCTGCGCACCTTGATGCAGCCGCGGCACAACAACAGCTTCGTGATTTCAGTGGAACGTTCGCGGGTAGTCATGACCTTCGTGAAGTTTTGATGAATCCGTCGATTGCGAACGAACAGAAGTTGAAGGTGCTCGATGCGATTGCAGGACGCATCGGGATGTTCCCGCAGGTGCGAAATTTTATTGCAGTGATCATGGATCATCAGCGCCTCGATGAGTTGAACGAGATTCTCGAGGAGTACCACGTCCTTGCCGATGAGCAATCGAACATGGCGGAGGCGGAGATTACCAGCGCCCGGCCGTTGAATGATCAGGATCGTGCCGAACTCGAGGCTCAGGTTGCGAAGCTCGCGGGGGGTCGCGTTCGGGCCACTTATCTCCAGGATGCAACTCTGTTGGGTGGAGCTGTAGTGCGGCTTGGTTCCACGGTGTACGACGGGTCCATCCGCGGACAGTTGCAGCAGTTGAAGCAGAAGCTTGTGAACGCGTAG
- the atpC gene encoding ATP synthase F1 subunit epsilon, translated as MAETQQSGLLSVRLVTPDRVLLDATAEAVELPSMSGYLEALYGAAPLLAELGAGEVRLHGGSSGDQKFFVAWGFVEVLPERVTILAETALHPNEIDTAEAQKELQEGQKLWNEAGDDGAKYDEANAVTRKAEEKLASAQGKSS; from the coding sequence ATGGCAGAGACACAACAATCTGGTCTTCTCAGCGTTCGGCTGGTCACTCCCGACCGTGTTCTGCTGGATGCGACGGCAGAGGCGGTGGAGTTGCCGTCGATGTCGGGATATCTGGAGGCGCTCTATGGTGCGGCGCCCCTGCTCGCAGAGCTTGGTGCGGGCGAGGTGCGCTTACATGGTGGCAGCTCAGGCGATCAGAAGTTTTTCGTAGCCTGGGGCTTCGTGGAGGTGCTGCCGGAGCGTGTGACGATCTTGGCGGAGACCGCGCTGCACCCCAACGAGATTGACACCGCCGAGGCCCAGAAGGAGCTTCAAGAGGGTCAGAAGCTTTGGAACGAGGCTGGTGACGACGGTGCGAAGTACGACGAAGCCAATGCGGTTACCCGGAAGGCTGAGGAGAAGCTCGCTTCAGCGCAGGGTAAGAGCAGCTAA
- the hfq gene encoding RNA chaperone Hfq — translation MESKPAQNIQDTFLNTVRKDKSPITIYLVSGVKLTGKIRSFDKYSVLLENNSQEQLIFKHAISTVVSGRAGAHGDVRSDAKPEVRAAVGSAPAGGPVQEATGTQGR, via the coding sequence ATGGAATCAAAGCCGGCACAGAACATTCAGGATACTTTTCTCAATACAGTGCGAAAAGATAAGAGTCCGATCACGATTTACCTGGTAAGCGGCGTGAAGCTGACAGGGAAGATTCGGTCGTTCGATAAGTACTCGGTGTTGCTGGAGAACAACAGCCAGGAACAGCTGATCTTCAAACATGCGATCTCGACGGTGGTGAGTGGGCGAGCAGGGGCGCATGGGGATGTGCGGAGTGATGCGAAGCCAGAGGTGCGGGCGGCGGTAGGTTCAGCCCCTGCCGGTGGGCCAGTACAAGAGGCGACAGGGACACAAGGCCGCTAG